The Castellaniella sp. genome includes a window with the following:
- the adk gene encoding adenylate kinase codes for MRLILLGPPGAGKGTQAAYITEAFGIPQISTGDMLRAAVKAQTPLGLEAKKIMDQGGLVSDDIIIGLVRDRLQQSDCQTGYLFDGFPRTIPQADALKHAQVTLDYVIEISVPEENIIERMSGRRVHVASGRTYHTTFNPPKNEGLDDETGEPLIQRDDDREETVRHRLSVYRDQTSPLVDYYSQWAKQGDPAAPHYAKISGVGSVNEIRDRILGILRAHSAA; via the coding sequence ATGCGTTTAATTCTGCTAGGCCCCCCGGGGGCTGGTAAAGGCACTCAGGCTGCGTACATCACCGAAGCCTTCGGCATTCCGCAGATTTCGACGGGCGACATGCTGCGCGCCGCCGTCAAGGCGCAGACCCCCTTGGGGCTGGAGGCCAAGAAAATCATGGACCAGGGCGGCCTGGTTTCCGACGACATCATCATCGGCCTGGTACGCGACCGCCTGCAGCAGTCCGACTGCCAGACAGGCTACCTGTTCGATGGCTTCCCACGCACCATCCCCCAGGCGGACGCCCTGAAACACGCCCAGGTGACCTTGGACTACGTGATCGAAATCAGCGTACCCGAAGAAAACATCATCGAACGCATGAGCGGGCGCCGGGTCCACGTGGCCAGTGGCCGCACCTATCACACCACATTCAATCCACCAAAAAACGAAGGTCTGGATGACGAGACCGGCGAGCCCCTGATCCAGCGCGACGATGACCGCGAGGAAACCGTGCGCCACCGCCTGTCCGTCTATCGTGACCAGACCAGCCCCCTGGTTGACTACTACTCTCAGTGGGCCAAACAAGGCGACCCCGCAGCACCACACTATGCCAAGATTTCGGGCGTCGGCTCTGTGAACGAGATTCGCGACCGCATCCTGGGCATTTTGCGCGCCCACTCGGCTGCCTGA
- a CDS encoding 3-hydroxyacyl-CoA dehydrogenase, which produces MDIRDQVILITGGASGLGAGTARALAAQGARLILADVQDEAGQALAAELGQTYLHCDVTSEADAQAAVDAAVAAGTLRCLINCAGIAPAARIVGKSGPHDLALFRRVIDINLVGSFNMARLAAQVMTTNTPQNTGERGLIINTASVAAYDGQIGQAAYAASKAGIVGMTLSIARDLARLGIRCMTIAPGIFGTPMLFGMPQEVQDSLAASVPFPSRLGRPEDYAKLVLSILDNEMLNGETIRLDGAIRMAPK; this is translated from the coding sequence ATGGATATACGCGACCAAGTCATTCTGATCACGGGGGGGGCTTCCGGCCTGGGGGCCGGCACCGCCCGCGCGCTGGCCGCTCAGGGCGCCCGCCTCATCCTGGCCGATGTCCAGGACGAGGCAGGCCAGGCACTGGCGGCAGAGCTCGGCCAGACCTACCTCCACTGCGATGTCACCTCAGAAGCCGACGCACAGGCAGCAGTTGATGCCGCTGTCGCGGCTGGCACGCTGCGCTGCCTGATCAACTGTGCCGGTATTGCCCCGGCCGCCCGGATTGTCGGCAAATCCGGCCCCCACGACCTCGCCTTGTTTCGCCGTGTCATCGACATCAATCTGGTGGGTTCGTTCAACATGGCACGTCTGGCAGCCCAGGTCATGACGACCAACACGCCACAGAATACCGGCGAACGCGGGCTCATCATCAACACCGCCTCCGTCGCTGCCTACGATGGCCAGATCGGCCAGGCTGCCTATGCCGCCTCCAAAGCCGGCATCGTTGGCATGACCCTGTCCATCGCCCGAGATCTCGCCCGGCTGGGGATACGCTGCATGACCATCGCACCGGGCATCTTCGGCACGCCGATGCTGTTTGGCATGCCCCAGGAAGTCCAGGACTCCCTGGCCGCCAGCGTACCATTCCCATCCCGTCTGGGCCGCCCCGAGGACTATGCAAAACTCGTCCTCAGCATCCTGGACAACGAGATGCTGAACGGCGAAACCATCCGTCTGGACGGCGCCATCCGCATGGCACCAAAGTAA
- the lpxK gene encoding tetraacyldisaccharide 4'-kinase: MSKPHAAAGRRWLEDWLQTIWRSQGPVSTLLLPLARLYGAVSRQRMAQQARHAWRAPVPVIVIGNILVGGTGKTPVTQAVCQALLAHGHHPGLISRGYGSRIGTEPHLSDSHQDSNWLGDEPALLHAATGAPVAVHPQRALAARALLAAHPEIDVLIADDGLQHRALARDLEIIVQDSRGIGNGRLLPAGPLRELPARLTQANWLITHLAPHEANASLGSQPAGVAQITMRLQPDYLIQVSTQTRLSWPDWQARFGHEICHAAAGIGQPQRFFQMLRHAGLTLGQTLASPDHQAPDPAQLRALPPGPILITAKDAVKYTDPDDHRLWTVYPTPRFSDPNWLDALVRQI; this comes from the coding sequence ATGAGCAAGCCCCACGCGGCAGCGGGCCGCCGCTGGCTGGAGGACTGGCTGCAGACCATCTGGCGCAGCCAAGGGCCGGTCAGCACCCTCTTGTTGCCACTGGCCCGGCTTTACGGGGCCGTGTCCCGCCAACGCATGGCGCAACAAGCACGCCACGCCTGGCGAGCGCCCGTGCCCGTTATCGTGATCGGCAATATCCTGGTGGGCGGCACCGGCAAAACCCCCGTGACCCAGGCCGTGTGCCAGGCCTTGCTGGCACACGGCCACCATCCGGGGCTCATCAGCCGGGGCTATGGCAGCCGCATCGGGACCGAACCGCATCTCAGCGACAGCCACCAGGACAGCAACTGGCTGGGCGATGAGCCCGCCTTGCTGCATGCCGCCACCGGTGCCCCGGTAGCGGTCCACCCCCAGCGGGCCTTGGCGGCCCGCGCCCTGCTGGCGGCCCACCCCGAGATCGACGTCCTGATCGCCGACGACGGCCTACAGCACCGGGCGCTGGCACGGGATCTGGAAATCATCGTGCAAGACAGCCGCGGCATCGGCAATGGCCGACTACTGCCTGCAGGACCTTTGCGCGAACTCCCTGCCCGGCTGACGCAGGCCAACTGGCTGATTACCCACCTGGCCCCCCACGAAGCCAACGCCAGCCTTGGCTCTCAGCCCGCTGGCGTTGCACAAATCACCATGCGCCTGCAGCCCGATTACCTGATTCAGGTCAGCACTCAGACTCGCCTGAGCTGGCCCGACTGGCAGGCGCGCTTTGGCCACGAGATCTGCCATGCCGCCGCCGGTATTGGCCAGCCCCAGCGGTTTTTCCAGATGCTGCGTCATGCAGGCCTGACTCTGGGTCAAACCCTGGCATCACCGGACCACCAAGCCCCAGATCCGGCACAACTGCGCGCCCTCCCCCCCGGCCCCATCCTGATCACCGCCAAAGACGCCGTCAAGTACACCGATCCGGATGATCATCGCCTCTGGACCGTCTACCCCACCCCCCGGTTTTCAGACCCCAACTGGCTGGACGCATTGGTCCGGCAAATTTAG
- a CDS encoding biopolymer transporter ExbD — protein MNFHHRRTHDEPEINLIPLIDVLLVILIFLAASTSFNRVRQLTVALPQAQAEASDTSPALELTISRDGQYALDGRFLSATDQAILTNALQQAAAQQPDSALRINADGQTPHAAVVLALESARQAGLARVYFLTEAGP, from the coding sequence ATGAATTTCCACCATCGCCGCACCCACGACGAACCCGAGATCAACCTGATTCCGCTGATCGACGTGCTGCTGGTCATTCTGATTTTTCTGGCTGCCTCCACCTCGTTCAACCGTGTCCGGCAACTGACTGTGGCCTTGCCCCAGGCGCAGGCCGAAGCCTCCGACACCAGCCCGGCCCTGGAACTCACCATCAGCCGAGACGGCCAATACGCGCTGGACGGTCGCTTCTTGTCGGCCACCGATCAGGCCATCCTGACGAACGCCCTGCAACAGGCCGCCGCCCAGCAGCCCGATAGCGCCTTGCGCATCAACGCAGACGGCCAGACCCCTCACGCCGCCGTCGTCCTGGCCCTGGAATCCGCCCGTCAGGCGGGCCTCGCCCGGGTTTACTTCCTGACCGAAGCAGGTCCATGA
- a CDS encoding MotA/TolQ/ExbB proton channel family protein, translated as MLDIIDAAGWPIWLLIITSIITLALIIERALALRSSLVMPSGLPEQVLELMRRQQDDPEAILRLARGSAMGRILAEVAAQRHQDESWRQDAIESVGRDVSWRLNRYLAGLATISVIAPLLGLFGTVVGMIEIFGAYDPTGGDPALLAHGISIALYNTGFGILIAIPALAFHRYFRSRVEYYLHTMEREASTLNRLINRRAQP; from the coding sequence TTGCTGGACATCATCGACGCGGCCGGCTGGCCTATCTGGCTGCTGATCATTACCTCGATCATCACGCTGGCCCTGATCATCGAGCGCGCCCTGGCCCTGCGCAGCAGCCTGGTCATGCCCAGCGGCCTGCCCGAACAAGTGCTGGAACTCATGCGCCGCCAGCAAGACGACCCCGAAGCCATTCTGCGCCTGGCCCGCGGCAGCGCCATGGGGCGCATCCTGGCCGAGGTCGCCGCCCAACGCCATCAGGACGAGTCCTGGCGCCAGGACGCCATCGAGTCTGTCGGGCGCGATGTTTCCTGGCGCCTGAACCGCTACCTGGCCGGCCTGGCCACGATCTCTGTCATCGCCCCGCTGCTGGGTCTGTTTGGCACTGTGGTCGGCATGATTGAAATCTTCGGCGCTTACGACCCGACAGGCGGCGACCCGGCCTTACTGGCCCACGGGATCTCCATTGCCCTGTACAACACCGGTTTTGGGATTCTGATCGCGATCCCAGCCCTGGCCTTTCATCGCTACTTTCGTTCGCGGGTGGAATATTATCTGCACACCATGGAACGCGAGGCCAGCACCCTGAACCGATTGATCAACCGCCGCGCCCAGCCATGA
- the murJ gene encoding murein biosynthesis integral membrane protein MurJ, whose amino-acid sequence MGLMRSAATISGLTLFSRVTGMLRDVLIASVYGAGPLTDAFWVAFRIPNLLRRLFAEGAFSQAFVPILGEIRQRDSHEHLRRLLDRVALLLFVILCAVTLVGMVGAGWVVTAMASGMRTAARADEFHEAIWMTRLMFPYIICMSLVAFASGVLNTFSRFAIPAFTPVLLNLSMIGASLLLTKHLQQPIHALAIGVLIGGVLQLLVQWAALGRLGLLPRYGQGLRAAWQDPIVHRIMRQMLPAILGVSVAQLSLLINTNIATWLTPGSVTWLSFADRLMEFPTALLGVALGTVLLPSLSAAHASDDHRAYNALLDWGLRLVLLLGLPAALGMAMLSDGLVATLFNYGAFSATDVAQTRLAVTAYAAGLLGLLAIKILAPGFYAKQDIRTPVRIAIAVLIFTQLMNLALVPWLAHAGLALSIGLGASVNALVLVVLLRRRQLYTPLPGWPRFTLKLLPALAALGAVLYWANLQLDWIALGTHPAQRVAWLMGVLVACILAYFSTLFLFGFRPKDFTRRQA is encoded by the coding sequence ATGGGGCTGATGCGTTCGGCTGCTACGATTAGCGGCCTGACTTTGTTTTCCCGTGTGACCGGCATGCTGCGCGATGTGTTGATCGCCAGCGTGTACGGGGCCGGCCCGCTGACGGATGCGTTCTGGGTGGCTTTTCGCATCCCGAATCTGCTGCGACGCCTGTTTGCCGAAGGCGCTTTTTCTCAGGCCTTCGTGCCCATTCTTGGCGAAATCCGCCAACGTGACAGCCATGAACATCTACGCCGCCTGCTGGATCGGGTGGCGCTGCTGCTGTTCGTCATCCTATGTGCCGTTACCCTGGTCGGCATGGTGGGAGCAGGCTGGGTGGTCACCGCCATGGCCAGCGGCATGCGCACGGCGGCACGCGCCGACGAATTCCACGAAGCCATCTGGATGACACGGCTGATGTTTCCTTACATCATCTGCATGTCGCTGGTGGCCTTCGCCTCGGGCGTACTCAATACCTTCAGCCGGTTTGCCATCCCGGCTTTCACGCCAGTACTGCTGAACCTGTCCATGATCGGCGCCAGCCTGCTGCTGACGAAGCATCTGCAGCAACCCATCCACGCGCTGGCTATCGGCGTGCTGATCGGCGGCGTGCTGCAGTTGCTTGTCCAATGGGCAGCCCTGGGACGGCTTGGGCTGCTGCCACGTTACGGTCAGGGGCTGCGGGCCGCCTGGCAGGACCCCATCGTCCACCGCATCATGCGCCAGATGCTGCCTGCCATCCTGGGGGTGTCCGTCGCCCAGCTATCCCTCTTGATCAACACCAATATTGCCACCTGGCTGACACCGGGCAGCGTGACCTGGCTGTCCTTTGCAGACCGCCTGATGGAGTTTCCCACCGCCTTGCTGGGGGTGGCGCTAGGCACCGTCCTGCTGCCCAGCCTGTCAGCCGCCCACGCCAGCGACGACCATCGTGCTTACAACGCCTTGCTGGATTGGGGGTTGCGCCTGGTGCTGCTGCTGGGCCTGCCCGCCGCCCTGGGCATGGCCATGCTGTCCGATGGACTGGTGGCGACCTTATTCAATTATGGGGCGTTTTCAGCGACCGACGTGGCCCAGACCCGCCTGGCCGTCACGGCCTACGCCGCCGGCCTGCTGGGATTATTGGCCATCAAGATCCTGGCCCCCGGTTTTTATGCCAAACAAGACATCCGCACACCGGTACGCATCGCCATCGCCGTGTTGATCTTTACCCAGTTGATGAACCTGGCCCTGGTGCCGTGGCTGGCGCACGCCGGCCTGGCGCTGTCCATCGGCTTGGGGGCCAGTGTCAACGCACTTGTTCTGGTGGTGCTGCTGCGCCGCCGACAGCTATACACCCCCCTGCCCGGCTGGCCTCGATTCACCCTGAAGCTGCTGCCTGCCCTGGCGGCGCTGGGTGCCGTGCTGTACTGGGCCAATCTGCAGCTGGACTGGATCGCCCTGGGCACGCACCCCGCCCAGCGAGTCGCCTGGCTGATGGGGGTACTGGTGGCATGCATTCTGGCGTACTTCAGCACCTTGTTTTTATTCGGTTTTCGACCTAAAGACTTTACACGTCGCCAAGCCTAG
- the kdsB gene encoding 3-deoxy-manno-octulosonate cytidylyltransferase, translating to MLQILVCPICKGALRHDREAQELICSPDRLAFPVRDGVPVMLPSEARTLDQPPPTGMSFTVVIPARAASTRLPGKPLLDIAGLPMVVRTARQAAQSGADRILIATDHPDILQAAKQHHIEALLTRADHPTGTDRLAEVAEALSLADDAIIVNVQGDEPLIDPRLIDAVAGLLQQHPDAAITTCAAPITDTDTLFDPNAVKVVCDHQQRALYFSRAPIPWARDALADGQQRLAPDLPAWHHIGLYAYRAGFLKTFPQLPPGRLERIESLEQLRALEQGFPIYVHQTQAHPAPGVDTAQDLARVRALLGQK from the coding sequence TTGCTGCAGATTCTCGTGTGCCCCATCTGCAAAGGCGCCTTGCGCCACGACCGCGAGGCCCAGGAACTCATTTGCTCCCCTGACCGCTTGGCCTTCCCTGTGCGCGATGGCGTGCCCGTGATGCTGCCCTCCGAGGCCCGCACACTGGACCAGCCCCCCCCCACAGGCATGAGCTTCACGGTCGTCATCCCGGCACGGGCGGCGTCTACCCGCCTGCCCGGCAAGCCTTTACTGGATATTGCTGGCCTGCCCATGGTGGTTCGAACCGCCCGCCAGGCCGCCCAGTCCGGTGCCGACCGCATCCTGATCGCCACTGACCACCCCGACATCCTGCAGGCAGCCAAGCAGCACCACATCGAGGCCTTGCTGACCCGCGCCGATCACCCCACCGGCACCGACCGCCTGGCCGAGGTCGCCGAAGCGCTGTCACTGGCCGACGATGCCATCATCGTCAACGTCCAGGGCGACGAACCCCTGATCGACCCACGGCTGATCGACGCCGTGGCGGGCCTGCTGCAACAACACCCCGACGCGGCCATCACCACTTGCGCGGCCCCGATCACAGATACCGACACTTTGTTCGATCCCAACGCCGTCAAGGTCGTCTGCGATCACCAGCAGCGCGCGCTATATTTTTCCCGGGCCCCCATCCCCTGGGCCCGCGATGCCCTGGCCGACGGCCAGCAACGCCTGGCACCCGACCTGCCGGCCTGGCATCACATCGGCCTGTATGCCTATCGTGCGGGCTTTCTGAAAACTTTCCCGCAACTGCCTCCAGGCCGACTCGAGCGCATCGAATCCCTGGAACAATTACGCGCCCTCGAACAGGGCTTCCCGATTTACGTACACCAGACCCAGGCCCACCCCGCACCCGGTGTGGATACCGCTCAGGATCTGGCGCGCGTTCGTGCCCTGCTGGGCCAAAAATAA